In Candidatus Sedimenticola sp. (ex Thyasira tokunagai), the following proteins share a genomic window:
- a CDS encoding ABC transporter ATP-binding protein, whose translation MNALSIRDLYKRYGTGLEALKGIDLDVQEGDFFALLGPNGAGKSTAIGIISSLVNKSRGRVEVFGYDLDREPERVKESIGLVPQEFNFNVWEPVAEIVVNQAGYYGISRPEAWRRAEESLRQLDLWDRRTTMARNLSGGMKRRLMIARALVHQPRLLILDEPTAGVDIEIRHSMWEFLKELNRQGTTIILTTHYLEEAESLCRNIAIINQGRIAEHNSMGKLLDQLHTETFVLNLKGTLAEPPELGGYVLGRLDDSTLEVEVSREQGINGLFDALSRNGIEVISMRNKQNRLEQLFIDMVAANRNGDNK comes from the coding sequence ATGAACGCACTCTCCATACGTGATCTGTACAAGCGCTACGGCACCGGCCTTGAGGCACTGAAGGGTATCGACCTCGATGTGCAGGAGGGGGATTTCTTTGCCCTGCTTGGTCCCAACGGGGCGGGAAAATCCACCGCTATCGGTATTATCAGCTCATTGGTGAATAAGAGCCGTGGCAGGGTGGAGGTGTTTGGTTACGATCTCGACCGGGAGCCGGAGCGGGTGAAGGAGTCTATCGGGCTGGTTCCCCAGGAGTTCAATTTCAACGTATGGGAGCCGGTGGCGGAGATTGTGGTTAATCAGGCCGGTTATTACGGTATCTCACGCCCGGAGGCGTGGCGTCGTGCTGAGGAGAGCCTCCGTCAGCTCGATTTGTGGGATCGGCGTACTACGATGGCACGTAATCTCTCCGGTGGTATGAAACGTCGCCTGATGATTGCCCGGGCGTTGGTGCATCAGCCCAGGCTGCTGATTCTAGATGAGCCAACCGCCGGGGTGGATATAGAAATTCGTCACTCCATGTGGGAGTTTCTCAAAGAGCTCAACCGTCAGGGCACGACGATTATTCTGACCACCCACTATCTGGAGGAGGCGGAGAGCCTCTGTCGCAATATTGCCATTATCAATCAGGGGCGGATAGCCGAGCATAACAGCATGGGCAAGCTGCTCGATCAGCTCCATACCGAGACCTTTGTGTTGAATCTGAAAGGTACCTTGGCGGAGCCGCCGGAGTTGGGTGGGTATGTGCTTGGTCGCCTTGATGACTCTACCTTGGAGGTGGAGGTGAGTCGTGAGCAGGGGATCAACGGGCTGTTCGATGCCCTGTCACGTAACGGTATTGAGGTAATCAGTATGCGCAATAAACAGAATCGTCTGGAACAGCTGTTTATTGACATGGTGGCCGCCAACCGTAATGGAGACAACAAGTGA
- a CDS encoding FAD-dependent oxidoreductase yields MKRVTIVGAGFAALTAVRKLRAADRTVEITLVAPRPEFIYLPGTIWIPSGLRQPEDLVIPLDNFFRRMNVTYHKGSATGLKDGGRTLVTDTGEVSNDGLIICSGGQFIKKLPGIEHAITPCEGISATVKIRDRLKQMKSGTIAMGFAGNPKEPSAMRGGPMFEFLFGIDRTLRLEGRRDRFKLIFFTPAPAPGNRLGPKAVKGLMQEMKRRDIETHLGHKLVKFTENKVVTEGGEFDAHLTLFMPGMTGNKWFDETELPRSEGGLIRADKECRVEGMERVYVAGDSGSFPGPEWMPKQAHMADLQATAAAANLITELNGGTPTETFKIELLCIIDSQTTGGLVARTMKHNIVLPQMRAFHWIKRFFEWWYLRKYR; encoded by the coding sequence ATGAAGAGAGTAACCATTGTAGGGGCAGGGTTTGCCGCCCTCACCGCAGTCAGAAAGCTACGGGCAGCCGACCGCACCGTGGAGATTACCCTGGTTGCCCCCAGGCCTGAATTCATCTACCTCCCCGGCACTATCTGGATACCCTCCGGTCTACGACAACCCGAAGACCTTGTGATTCCTCTGGATAATTTCTTCCGACGGATGAATGTTACCTATCATAAGGGCTCCGCCACCGGCCTCAAGGATGGTGGCCGCACTCTGGTCACCGACACTGGAGAGGTCAGCAACGATGGCTTAATCATCTGCTCCGGCGGCCAGTTCATTAAAAAGCTCCCCGGTATTGAACACGCCATCACCCCCTGTGAAGGCATCTCCGCCACGGTAAAAATCCGTGATCGATTGAAGCAGATGAAGAGCGGCACCATCGCCATGGGCTTTGCCGGTAACCCGAAAGAGCCCAGCGCTATGCGTGGTGGGCCCATGTTCGAGTTTCTCTTTGGCATCGACCGCACATTGCGCCTGGAAGGCAGGCGTGACCGTTTCAAACTAATCTTCTTCACTCCCGCTCCTGCCCCCGGCAATCGTCTCGGCCCCAAGGCGGTGAAAGGGCTGATGCAGGAGATGAAGAGGAGAGATATCGAAACCCACCTGGGGCACAAGCTGGTCAAATTCACCGAAAACAAAGTGGTCACCGAAGGGGGTGAGTTCGATGCCCACCTGACTCTATTTATGCCAGGCATGACCGGCAACAAATGGTTCGATGAGACTGAACTGCCCCGTTCAGAGGGTGGACTGATTCGTGCCGATAAGGAGTGCAGGGTAGAGGGAATGGAGAGGGTCTATGTCGCCGGTGACTCAGGCAGTTTTCCGGGACCGGAGTGGATGCCGAAACAGGCCCATATGGCGGACCTTCAGGCGACCGCAGCGGCAGCCAATCTAATCACCGAGCTCAACGGCGGCACACCCACTGAGACCTTCAAGATAGAGCTGCTCTGCATCATCGACAGCCAGACCACCGGTGGCCTGGTGGCGCGCACCATGAAACACAACATCGTGCTACCACAAATGCGTGCGTTCCACTGGATAAAACGGTTCTTTGAGTGGTGGTATCTGCGAAAGTACAGATAG
- a CDS encoding ABC transporter ATP-binding protein/permease, whose translation MAHNRQAESRPHSDRRDWHNLHKMLPYLWDYRGRALLALACLVMAKLANVGIPLVLKEIVDLMERNGGVELVLPVALLLAYGALRLSSTLFNELRDVVFARVRYHAMRRLSTQVLTHLHNLSLRFHLERKTGAISRDLERGTRSVSSILNYMVFSIIPMLVEFSMVAVVLLSQYALVFTLITFGTVAIYIVFTLMVTEWRMDYRHTMNRLESASNGQSVDSLINYETVKYFGNERLELEKFDSTLGEWEGSAVMSQTSMSLLNFGQGLIIGLGVTAIMFFAADGVVDGTMSIGDLVLVNAFMLQLFIPLNFLGMVYRQIKYSLADMDLIFKLLETEPEITDRTGAAALKLEGGEIRFEQVTFSYQPDREILQGVDFTVRPGEKVAVVGHSGAGKSTLSRLLFRFYDVTGGRVLVDGQDVRKVTQVSLREAISIVPQDTVLFNDTLYYNLAYGRPDASREEIEEVAEMACIREFIDSLPQGYETVVGERGLKLSGGEKQRVAIARAMLKRPRILVFDEATSSLDSKTEQSIQETLGQVSRHHTTLVIAHRLSTVVDADRILVMEKGHIVEQGAHRELLAMGGLYQEMWRLQQEERELQPLPQGEEG comes from the coding sequence ATGGCCCACAACCGTCAAGCCGAGTCCCGCCCCCACAGCGATCGTCGCGACTGGCACAATCTGCACAAGATGCTCCCTTACCTGTGGGACTATCGTGGCCGTGCTCTGTTGGCTTTGGCCTGTCTGGTGATGGCAAAGCTGGCCAATGTCGGTATTCCCCTGGTGCTCAAAGAGATTGTCGACCTGATGGAGCGTAACGGCGGGGTGGAGCTGGTGCTGCCGGTGGCTCTGCTGCTTGCTTACGGCGCCCTGCGCCTCAGCAGCACACTATTCAATGAGTTGCGCGATGTGGTGTTTGCCCGGGTGCGTTACCACGCCATGCGGCGGCTCTCCACCCAGGTACTGACCCATCTCCATAATCTCTCCCTGCGTTTTCACCTGGAGCGCAAGACCGGTGCCATCAGCCGCGACCTGGAGCGAGGTACCCGCAGTGTCAGCTCCATCCTCAACTACATGGTGTTCAGCATCATCCCCATGTTGGTGGAGTTTTCCATGGTGGCGGTGGTGCTGCTCTCCCAGTACGCGCTGGTTTTTACCCTGATCACCTTCGGTACGGTTGCTATATATATCGTCTTCACCCTGATGGTGACCGAGTGGCGCATGGACTACCGCCATACCATGAACCGGCTGGAGTCAGCCTCCAACGGCCAGTCTGTGGATAGTCTGATCAACTATGAGACGGTGAAATATTTTGGTAACGAGCGCCTGGAGCTGGAGAAATTTGACAGCACCTTAGGTGAGTGGGAAGGCTCTGCGGTGATGAGTCAGACATCCATGTCGCTACTCAACTTTGGCCAGGGGTTGATCATTGGTCTTGGTGTTACGGCGATCATGTTCTTTGCCGCCGACGGGGTGGTGGACGGCACCATGAGTATTGGCGATCTGGTGCTGGTTAACGCCTTCATGCTGCAGCTCTTTATCCCCCTCAACTTTCTCGGCATGGTCTACCGCCAGATTAAATATTCACTGGCGGATATGGATCTGATCTTCAAGTTGCTGGAGACGGAGCCGGAGATCACTGATCGGACCGGAGCTGCGGCACTGAAGCTGGAAGGCGGAGAGATTCGCTTTGAACAGGTGACATTTTCCTATCAGCCAGACCGCGAGATTCTCCAGGGGGTTGATTTTACCGTACGTCCCGGAGAAAAGGTTGCCGTGGTGGGGCATAGTGGCGCCGGTAAATCGACTCTGTCGCGGCTACTGTTCCGCTTCTATGATGTCACCGGTGGGCGGGTGTTGGTGGATGGGCAGGATGTGCGGAAGGTGACCCAGGTGAGTCTGCGTGAGGCGATCAGTATAGTTCCTCAGGATACGGTGCTGTTTAACGATACCCTCTACTATAATCTTGCCTATGGTCGCCCTGATGCGAGTCGAGAAGAGATTGAGGAGGTAGCGGAGATGGCCTGTATCCGTGAGTTTATCGACTCTCTACCTCAGGGCTATGAGACGGTAGTCGGTGAGCGCGGCCTGAAACTCTCCGGTGGTGAGAAGCAGCGCGTTGCCATCGCCCGCGCCATGCTCAAACGGCCTCGTATTCTGGTCTTTGACGAGGCTACCTCCTCTCTCGACAGCAAGACCGAACAGTCGATTCAGGAGACCCTGGGGCAGGTATCCCGGCACCATACTACTTTGGTGATTGCCCACCGCCTCTCCACCGTGGTCGATGCGGATCGCATACTGGTAATGGAGAAGGGGCACATCGTTGAGCAGGGCGCGCACCGAGAACTGCTGGCGATGGGTGGTCTCTATCAGGAGATGTGGAGATTGCAGCAGGAGGAGCGGGAACTACAACCACTACCACAGGGGGAAGAGGGATAG
- a CDS encoding bifunctional diguanylate cyclase/phosphodiesterase produces MMFIVFGLFTYHEVEAFRDEVDTTSRVAAQRELLEGLEKVLDQTYAISRRFGDWDEVHQQLQYPGYYAYWQNHRMRSANVLPEDVLHAEIYHPDGSMLSVTPNALLPHHIDPDDHDPYIDLKDGKSALILFERIKSKEEGKATIGFVGLRITFMPLLLQLNQFQYLDSDTIQFAPTPDDLILVEDFIKTITFEPRKNPATDAVETVLDSAIFKLGLVVGILSLLFYPMLVYLIGKPLQRLSQHIDHLKGSPGGVLLDQLKYHLPVWELEKVRLSLNEYQTQLVNVHNSLDEKNRELWDQAHHDPLTGVLNRRAFDDFWHQMNEMLVDRRLCVCLILFDVNHFKAINDTYGHQVGDEVLKGIVTSINGVLRKGEHLYRLGGDELATVLIDSEKESALKLAKRCEKAISNYPFSDLGIKEPIKVSVGLALADASSGDELGSLLWKADMAMYNAKRPGQSHVMFFSEEMANDAGSLFSSWINNAVFEAINEGTGLTIFYQPIVDLKHDVVAYYEALVRIHYEDEWILPGSIFPLVEARRLEAEFDRAVLAKILLDLDANCIPAGKGISINLSGPMVINEKIIEWLAPYQAYMENYQFTLEVTETTLITQLSKATEHLLELRKMGFAVALDDFGSGYSSVRYLASMPVDLVKFDISLIRCLADEAQRSIIQHLAQMIIESGYRLVAEGIEAAELREQVIGLGFHYGQGYLFGKPERLLSTPSGKGRVRGMGGY; encoded by the coding sequence ATGATGTTTATTGTATTTGGGCTGTTCACCTATCATGAAGTGGAGGCGTTTCGAGATGAAGTTGACACGACCAGCCGGGTAGCGGCACAGCGGGAGTTGCTAGAAGGTCTGGAGAAGGTGCTTGATCAAACCTATGCCATCAGCCGTCGGTTCGGTGATTGGGATGAGGTTCATCAGCAGTTACAATATCCGGGCTATTACGCTTATTGGCAAAATCATCGAATGCGCAGTGCCAATGTGTTGCCGGAGGATGTACTGCATGCAGAGATTTACCACCCCGATGGAAGCATGCTGTCCGTTACACCCAATGCGCTTTTACCCCATCATATTGACCCAGACGATCATGATCCCTATATCGACCTCAAGGATGGAAAATCTGCTCTGATACTGTTCGAGAGGATTAAAAGCAAGGAGGAGGGAAAAGCGACGATTGGCTTTGTCGGTTTGCGGATTACCTTTATGCCACTTCTGTTACAGTTGAATCAGTTCCAATATCTGGATAGCGATACCATTCAATTTGCACCCACTCCAGACGACCTGATCCTCGTAGAGGACTTTATAAAAACCATCACCTTTGAACCCCGGAAGAATCCTGCTACCGATGCCGTAGAGACAGTATTGGACTCAGCTATCTTCAAACTGGGATTGGTAGTCGGCATTCTCTCATTGCTGTTTTATCCGATGTTGGTCTACCTGATAGGCAAGCCATTGCAACGGCTCTCTCAACATATTGATCATCTCAAGGGCAGCCCGGGTGGTGTGCTTCTCGATCAACTGAAGTATCACCTTCCAGTATGGGAGTTGGAGAAAGTGCGTCTCTCTCTCAACGAATACCAGACCCAGTTGGTCAATGTACATAACAGTCTTGATGAGAAGAACAGGGAGCTGTGGGACCAGGCACACCATGACCCATTGACAGGAGTACTGAACCGTCGTGCCTTCGACGACTTTTGGCATCAGATGAATGAAATGTTGGTGGATCGTCGCCTCTGCGTCTGCCTTATTCTATTTGATGTTAACCACTTCAAGGCGATCAATGACACCTATGGGCACCAGGTAGGTGATGAGGTACTCAAGGGGATTGTCACTAGTATCAACGGCGTGCTGCGCAAGGGAGAGCACCTCTACCGCCTCGGAGGGGATGAGTTGGCGACCGTATTGATTGACAGTGAAAAGGAGTCTGCGCTTAAGCTGGCTAAACGTTGTGAAAAGGCCATCAGCAATTATCCCTTTTCCGATCTTGGCATTAAGGAACCGATTAAAGTCAGCGTCGGCCTGGCACTGGCGGATGCCTCCTCTGGAGATGAGTTGGGTAGCTTGCTGTGGAAGGCGGATATGGCAATGTATAACGCCAAGCGCCCAGGCCAGTCTCATGTCATGTTTTTCTCTGAAGAGATGGCCAATGACGCGGGGAGTCTATTCTCCAGCTGGATCAATAATGCGGTTTTTGAAGCGATCAACGAGGGAACCGGGCTGACAATATTTTACCAGCCGATCGTCGACCTGAAGCATGATGTGGTCGCCTATTATGAGGCCTTGGTCAGGATTCACTACGAAGACGAGTGGATACTTCCCGGGAGCATTTTTCCTCTGGTCGAGGCGCGCCGGCTTGAAGCTGAGTTTGATCGGGCGGTATTGGCCAAGATCCTTCTGGATCTGGATGCGAACTGTATCCCTGCCGGAAAAGGTATCTCCATCAACCTCTCTGGCCCCATGGTTATCAACGAGAAGATAATTGAGTGGTTAGCACCCTATCAGGCGTACATGGAGAATTACCAGTTTACTCTGGAGGTTACCGAAACCACCCTGATCACCCAGCTGAGTAAGGCCACGGAACATCTGCTAGAGCTAAGGAAAATGGGTTTTGCCGTTGCGCTGGATGATTTTGGCAGTGGTTATTCGTCTGTGCGCTATCTTGCCAGTATGCCGGTGGATCTGGTGAAGTTTGATATCTCCCTTATTCGCTGCCTGGCCGATGAGGCGCAACGCTCTATTATTCAACATCTGGCGCAGATGATTATTGAATCTGGGTACCGTCTTGTAGCGGAGGGTATAGAGGCCGCCGAGTTACGTGAGCAGGTGATCGGGCTGGGTTTTCACTATGGGCAGGGGTATCTGTTCGGGAAGCCGGAACGGCTGCTATCAACTCCTTCCGGCAAGGGGAGGGTGAGGGGTATGGGGGGTTATTGA
- a CDS encoding rhodanese — protein sequence MKIYLVGGALRDRLLDLQVKDRDWLVVGATTEEMLKLGYRQLDADFPVFLHPQSGEEYALARRETKSGTGYKGFEVVSDPGVTLEQDLLRRDLTINAMAEDELGNIIDPFNGRVDLDDGLLRHVSPAFSEDPVRLLRIARFAARLGRWGFRVAHSTHKLMKQMATSDDITALKPERIWQEMIGALGEEQPWRFFEVLHRCSALERILPESAHAMGSMDGHPKEWDSPAISALKRAAKQGDSRISFAAFFYYPAVVDEVRKALMQRFRAERDYSDLLTLILTLGPTYQRLTQADASDFMRLLQQGRALQQPERFWLGIGACEAIWPEQAESNRSLIERALNTAAAITAVELQGQGYQGVALGEALTQRRLLAIAAILPHTH from the coding sequence GTGAAAATTTACCTGGTAGGAGGTGCTCTGCGTGATCGATTGCTCGACCTGCAGGTAAAGGACCGTGACTGGCTGGTGGTGGGGGCTACAACCGAGGAGATGTTAAAACTTGGTTACCGTCAGCTAGATGCCGATTTTCCTGTCTTTCTCCATCCGCAGAGCGGAGAAGAGTATGCCCTCGCCCGACGTGAGACTAAGAGCGGGACCGGCTACAAGGGCTTTGAGGTAGTATCCGACCCGGGGGTGACTCTGGAGCAGGACTTGCTGCGTCGTGACCTAACCATCAACGCCATGGCTGAGGATGAGCTCGGCAATATTATCGACCCCTTCAATGGCAGGGTAGACCTCGATGACGGTTTGTTGCGTCATGTTTCCCCCGCTTTTTCTGAAGACCCGGTGCGGCTGCTTCGTATCGCCCGCTTTGCCGCCAGGCTGGGGCGCTGGGGCTTTCGGGTCGCCCACTCCACCCACAAGTTGATGAAGCAGATGGCGACCTCAGATGACATTACTGCACTCAAGCCTGAAAGGATCTGGCAGGAGATGATAGGGGCGCTTGGTGAGGAGCAGCCCTGGCGCTTCTTTGAAGTACTGCATCGCTGCTCTGCACTGGAACGGATTCTACCTGAGTCGGCCCATGCTATGGGCAGTATGGATGGGCATCCCAAGGAGTGGGATTCCCCAGCGATTTCCGCACTCAAACGGGCCGCCAAACAGGGTGACAGCCGCATCAGTTTTGCAGCATTTTTCTATTATCCCGCCGTTGTGGATGAGGTAAGGAAAGCGTTGATGCAACGGTTTCGGGCAGAGCGAGACTATAGTGATCTATTGACGCTGATTTTAACTCTTGGCCCAACTTACCAAAGGCTGACCCAGGCAGATGCCTCGGACTTTATGAGACTCCTTCAGCAGGGTCGGGCGCTGCAGCAGCCGGAACGTTTTTGGCTCGGCATCGGTGCCTGCGAGGCGATCTGGCCGGAGCAGGCTGAATCGAATCGAAGTCTGATTGAGCGAGCACTTAACACCGCCGCGGCTATCACGGCAGTGGAACTTCAGGGTCAAGGATATCAAGGGGTGGCTCTGGGGGAGGCGCTGACCCAGCGCCGATTGCTGGCAATTGCCGCGATATTGCCCCATACCCATTGA
- a CDS encoding alpha/beta hydrolase family protein yields MVGLSASRFRMLYLAGFLWNILILPEAAAEAVVLEVSPGIMATAEFQQGEADSPVILILHGFLQTREFPTVVALGESLAESGMTVLRPTLSLGINRRDKSQACEAIHLHSMEMDTREVAAWVEWLHQRTGRNVTLVGHSAGSTQLLSYLSTAQAPPVDSAILISLSYFGPGRAANESPEHAALAGERLSRGALGPAEYGLDFCPNYVTSPAEYLSYYGWDKQRTLVSLEGLSIDTTVIIGEADQRIDTGWIGILRERGVKLVSVEGANHFFVQQHEFDLLDLVERILTQGEG; encoded by the coding sequence ATGGTGGGTTTGTCAGCAAGTCGTTTTCGTATGCTATATCTGGCAGGTTTTTTGTGGAACATCCTTATACTCCCAGAAGCTGCAGCCGAAGCTGTGGTGCTTGAGGTCTCCCCGGGTATTATGGCCACTGCTGAATTCCAGCAAGGCGAGGCGGATTCGCCGGTCATCCTTATCCTTCATGGCTTTCTGCAGACCCGGGAGTTTCCAACGGTGGTTGCATTGGGGGAGTCGTTAGCCGAGTCCGGTATGACTGTACTTCGCCCTACACTCTCCCTGGGAATAAACCGGCGTGATAAGAGCCAGGCATGTGAGGCGATACACCTCCACTCCATGGAGATGGATACCCGTGAAGTAGCTGCCTGGGTGGAGTGGCTGCATCAGCGAACCGGCAGGAATGTGACGTTGGTTGGGCATAGTGCCGGGAGCACTCAGTTGCTCTCTTATCTTTCGACTGCCCAGGCGCCACCGGTAGATAGCGCAATTCTGATCAGCCTCTCCTATTTTGGTCCTGGCAGGGCGGCCAACGAGTCACCAGAACATGCTGCTCTTGCCGGCGAACGGCTCTCCAGGGGCGCGCTGGGACCGGCTGAATACGGTTTGGATTTCTGCCCCAATTACGTAACCTCTCCTGCTGAATACCTCTCATACTATGGCTGGGATAAGCAGCGAACACTGGTTTCTTTGGAGGGCTTGAGCATAGACACCACCGTCATTATCGGTGAGGCGGATCAGCGTATTGATACGGGCTGGATCGGTATATTGAGAGAACGGGGGGTGAAGTTGGTCTCTGTGGAAGGTGCCAACCACTTTTTTGTTCAGCAGCATGAGTTTGATCTGTTGGATCTCGTTGAGAGGATACTTACGCAGGGCGAAGGGTGA
- a CDS encoding S24 family peptidase — MTQDCSYNELYPLQVLDDSMAPEFPEKCVIVIEPSEACADGAYVVAEAEEDRWFRQFIRNNDGREQLVALNSDYPPIELKEGEYKIVGVIVQRNIGRKVKHYKPYEPNNGVELK, encoded by the coding sequence ATGACCCAAGATTGTAGTTACAACGAGCTCTACCCCCTGCAGGTGCTGGATGACAGCATGGCGCCGGAATTCCCGGAGAAGTGTGTGATCGTCATTGAGCCCTCGGAGGCCTGTGCCGACGGCGCCTATGTGGTAGCCGAGGCCGAGGAGGATCGCTGGTTCCGCCAGTTTATCCGCAATAACGATGGCAGAGAGCAACTGGTGGCGCTCAATAGTGACTACCCGCCCATCGAGCTGAAAGAAGGCGAGTACAAAATTGTTGGCGTGATAGTTCAGCGCAATATCGGTCGCAAGGTGAAGCACTACAAGCCCTATGAACCCAATAACGGCGTTGAGCTTAAATAA
- a CDS encoding response regulator, with amino-acid sequence MRVLLIDDHALFRIGLQELLQRRGINVIGALGDCQAGIALAAAEIPDVVLLDMRMPEMNGIEVLKELRSRKLSMPIAMLTTSREQSDVINSLQEGAQGYLLKDMEPDDLIAALESIVNGTTIVASELTSVLAKAVQGGNEETSAKSAFSNLTPREREILCLLADGQSNKVIARNLGISDGTVKLHVKAILRKLDVHSRVEAAVIAVEQDLCQRDG; translated from the coding sequence GTGCGGGTACTACTGATTGATGATCACGCGCTCTTTCGGATTGGGCTGCAGGAGTTGCTGCAACGCCGTGGCATCAATGTGATTGGTGCTCTGGGGGATTGCCAGGCGGGAATAGCTCTGGCGGCTGCAGAGATACCGGATGTGGTGCTGCTGGATATGCGGATGCCGGAGATGAATGGAATCGAGGTGCTCAAGGAGTTGCGTTCAAGAAAGCTGTCGATGCCGATCGCCATGTTGACCACCAGCCGCGAGCAGTCTGATGTAATCAACTCTCTGCAGGAAGGGGCACAGGGCTACCTGTTGAAGGATATGGAACCCGATGACTTGATTGCTGCACTGGAGAGTATTGTCAACGGCACTACGATTGTCGCCAGCGAATTGACCAGCGTACTGGCCAAGGCGGTGCAGGGTGGAAATGAGGAGACATCGGCCAAGAGCGCTTTCTCAAACCTGACCCCCCGTGAACGTGAGATTCTCTGCCTCCTGGCAGACGGCCAGAGTAACAAGGTGATTGCGAGAAACCTGGGTATCTCCGATGGCACGGTAAAACTCCACGTCAAGGCGATTCTGCGTAAGCTTGATGTCCACTCACGGGTGGAGGCGGCAGTTATCGCAGTAGAGCAGGATCTCTGTCAGAGAGATGGATAG
- a CDS encoding histidine kinase, producing the protein MIDDVKTDSKVKESPDSIAAMKGSSSALRLALAGHLLGPLGLLAASMVFNLVLVLLLLGGIVDEESFAALLLLTVLVSLSSLLVGVGRLRNQLLRPLAQLEQSVAGVSDGEPWSTLPLDHVGVLGPVTRDLDNLSGELIDLYDDMDNRVAWQTRRLSHQTSSLKILYDVAASINKFDDTDELLLRYLRVFKEMVRGIAATVQLTNPDGRVRLVGSLGANDHLLTEEQQLPIPLCQCGRTLSSGDLLCEHDAKACSARNGRRMYDTEEMERIDIPLEHHGDQLGLYRIYVKRPALKGREDLLDLLPTIGNHFGFAIAKQRSDEEALWLSIIQERTTLAHELHDSLAQTLASLRFQVRMLDETLELEKPYRHARDELERIRNGLDEAHTELRELLNSFRAPVDQRGLEPALEKLTERFSQETGIATYFQRSCRQINLDTSEEMQLLRIVQECLTNTRKHAQAHNVRVLLNCKQGGEYILLVEDDGVGFDNIQPHGFPGEHIGLSIMEERAHRLGANIKIESEPGEGTRVELVYSKGESSPQGSG; encoded by the coding sequence ATGATTGACGATGTCAAAACAGACAGCAAGGTGAAGGAATCCCCGGATTCTATAGCTGCCATGAAGGGTTCTTCATCGGCTCTTCGCCTGGCCTTGGCGGGACACCTGCTGGGACCATTGGGGCTACTTGCGGCTTCGATGGTATTTAATCTTGTGCTTGTATTGCTGCTGTTGGGCGGTATTGTCGATGAGGAGAGTTTCGCCGCTCTGCTTCTGCTGACCGTCCTTGTCTCACTTAGTTCGCTGTTGGTTGGTGTCGGGCGCCTGCGCAATCAGTTGTTAAGGCCATTGGCCCAGTTGGAGCAATCAGTAGCGGGTGTGAGCGATGGTGAACCCTGGTCAACGCTGCCCCTGGATCATGTCGGGGTCCTGGGACCGGTGACTCGTGATCTCGATAATCTCAGTGGCGAGTTGATCGACCTCTACGATGATATGGACAATCGGGTTGCCTGGCAGACGCGGCGCCTCTCCCATCAGACCTCTTCGCTAAAAATTCTCTATGATGTTGCCGCCAGTATCAACAAGTTTGATGATACCGATGAGTTGTTACTGCGTTATCTTCGTGTATTCAAAGAGATGGTGCGGGGTATTGCGGCAACGGTTCAGTTGACCAATCCGGATGGCCGTGTACGGCTGGTAGGGAGTCTGGGGGCGAACGATCATCTTCTTACCGAGGAGCAGCAGCTTCCGATCCCTCTCTGCCAGTGCGGCAGAACGCTCTCAAGCGGCGACTTGCTGTGCGAGCATGATGCTAAAGCCTGCTCAGCCCGCAATGGGCGGCGGATGTACGACACTGAAGAGATGGAGAGAATCGATATTCCTCTGGAGCACCATGGTGACCAGCTTGGCCTCTACCGTATCTATGTGAAACGACCGGCACTGAAGGGGCGGGAAGATCTCCTTGATCTACTGCCCACCATCGGCAACCATTTCGGTTTTGCCATAGCCAAGCAGCGCTCGGATGAGGAGGCGCTTTGGTTATCGATCATCCAGGAGCGTACTACTCTGGCACACGAACTCCACGATTCGCTTGCCCAGACCTTGGCCAGCCTGCGTTTTCAGGTGCGGATGCTGGATGAGACCCTGGAGCTGGAGAAACCCTATCGCCATGCAAGGGATGAGTTGGAGCGTATTCGCAACGGCCTGGATGAAGCACATACCGAGCTGCGCGAACTGCTCAACAGCTTCCGTGCTCCGGTAGATCAACGGGGATTGGAGCCGGCATTGGAGAAATTAACTGAGCGCTTCAGCCAGGAGACCGGAATCGCCACCTATTTCCAGCGCAGCTGTCGCCAGATTAATCTCGATACCAGTGAAGAGATGCAGTTGCTGCGTATCGTTCAAGAGTGCCTGACCAACACCCGTAAACATGCCCAGGCACACAATGTCAGGGTGCTACTCAACTGCAAGCAGGGTGGTGAATACATACTGTTGGTAGAGGATGATGGTGTTGGCTTTGATAATATACAACCTCACGGTTTTCCTGGAGAGCACATAGGTTTGTCTATTATGGAGGAGCGGGCGCACCGACTTGGGGCGAATATTAAAATCGAGAGTGAGCCGGGAGAGGGTACCCGAGTGGAACTGGTGTACAGCAAAGGGGAATCATCTCCCCAGGGAAGTGGATAG